The Halogranum gelatinilyticum genome includes a window with the following:
- a CDS encoding DUF7386 family protein → MTKRTSLKLTDERQLLLKRASEIVARDDLDDPPMSVVLDAALTHLVESRENLEDVRDQYPPQTVKDCCNTSVLGLRYRTAIESKWR, encoded by the coding sequence ATGACTAAGCGAACCAGCCTGAAGCTCACCGACGAACGCCAGCTGCTCCTCAAGCGCGCCAGCGAGATCGTCGCCCGGGACGACCTCGACGACCCACCGATGTCGGTGGTCCTCGACGCGGCACTCACGCACCTGGTCGAATCACGCGAGAATCTCGAGGACGTCCGAGATCAGTACCCACCACAGACGGTGAAGGACTGCTGTAACACGTCAGTGTTGGGACTACGGTATCGGACGGCGATTGAGAGTAAGTGGCGGTAG